A genomic region of Leptolyngbya sp. FACHB-261 contains the following coding sequences:
- a CDS encoding HD domain-containing protein produces MAPKRLAQQIEFIIEIDKLKQVLRQTLLTDESRRENSAEHSWHLAMMAILLAEYVPTSIDVLRVIKMLLIHDLVEIDAGDTFCYDSLGNQDKALRETQAATRLFGLLPPDQGTELHELWQEFEAQATPEAQFAAALDRLQPLLHNQQTRGGTWRLHGITQAQVLQRMSSIQTGAPALWPLVQQIIEDCIAAGYLQAEPALEPAIEPA; encoded by the coding sequence ATGGCCCCGAAGCGGCTGGCGCAGCAGATCGAATTCATCATTGAAATCGACAAACTCAAACAGGTTCTCCGCCAAACCCTACTCACTGATGAATCGCGTCGCGAAAACAGTGCCGAGCACTCCTGGCACCTCGCGATGATGGCGATTCTATTAGCCGAATACGTGCCAACCAGCATCGACGTGCTGCGGGTCATTAAGATGCTGCTGATTCACGACCTGGTTGAAATCGATGCGGGCGACACCTTCTGCTACGACAGCCTGGGCAATCAAGACAAAGCACTTCGGGAAACCCAGGCGGCGACTCGGTTGTTTGGCCTGTTACCACCCGACCAGGGCACTGAATTGCATGAGCTTTGGCAAGAATTTGAAGCTCAGGCAACCCCAGAAGCTCAGTTCGCCGCTGCCCTCGACCGCCTGCAACCCCTCCTGCACAACCAGCAAACCCGAGGTGGCACTTGGCGTCTACACGGCATTACCCAAGCCCAGGTCCTGCAGCGCATGAGTTCTATCCAAACTGGAGCCCCCGCCCTCTGGCCGCTAGTTCAGCAGATCATCGAAGACTGCATCGCCGCGGGCTACTTGCAAGCAGAACCAGCCCTTGAACCAGCCATCGAGCCAGCTTGA
- a CDS encoding VOC family protein, with amino-acid sequence MIDHVSITVSDLKKAGEFYDAIMTALGYPCVYKTEQGIGYGLRNSPEDDSHTYISVFASPKVIADRRHWAFRATSRIAVDRFYVAAVATGGKDDAHGPALRPEYHSSYYAAFVTDPDGNRLEAVCHLPPEKS; translated from the coding sequence ATGATTGACCACGTGTCGATTACAGTCAGCGACCTGAAGAAGGCTGGGGAGTTCTACGACGCGATTATGACAGCCCTGGGCTATCCCTGTGTCTATAAGACCGAGCAAGGCATCGGCTACGGCTTGCGCAACTCCCCCGAAGACGATAGCCACACCTACATCTCAGTGTTCGCAAGCCCCAAAGTAATCGCCGACCGTCGCCATTGGGCCTTCCGAGCAACCAGCCGCATTGCCGTTGACCGCTTCTACGTAGCTGCTGTCGCAACCGGCGGCAAGGACGATGCTCACGGCCCTGCCCTGCGCCCGGAATATCACTCCTCTTACTACGCCGCCTTCGTCACCGACCCAGACGGCAACCGCCTCGAAGCCGTCTGCCACCTGCCCCCCGAAAAGTCGTAA